Proteins from one Lonchura striata isolate bLonStr1 chromosome 6, bLonStr1.mat, whole genome shotgun sequence genomic window:
- the ISM2 gene encoding isthmin-2, which yields MPLIRGKVVLILGFVFLTTFLAAVRGLPVRGKQRSNTPKERSSKLAEVSASSSPRSAGDEELPPSGKARGLRRSGQAGPRRHRRRGVAQQAARSPALPQPSGAGQEESLPFMLDLQNLPGLANVDLSAQNPNIQVTIEVVDDPQAEMEMDLLKETSNDWSLTSSEWLSHKDLFWPLFWEYTDPAEGEEEEEDEEEEEEEEEDDNLDVEDREEEEEDDDEEEDYPTEYEGEESMLSGVGGNWDQRWPGQKNWIFKEKYNYDYEDEEEWSPWSPCSSTCGSGNQKRTRSCGYACTATESRTCDLTHCPGAEGEMVFPTEETPLKSDNTTELFNSEVDSCEKWLNCKSDFLTKYLSKVLTDLPSCPCSYPLEAVYSAVNLRDEQQGKSFRWRDASGPKERLDIYKPTARFCLRSMLSLDSTTLAAQHCCYDEHTRLITRGKGAGVPNLISTEFSPELHYKVDMLPWILCKGDWSRYHAVRPPNNGQRCADNPTEEEYLSQLQEAKEY from the exons ATGCCTCTGATTAGAGGGAAAGTCGTGCTCATCCTCGGATTCGTCTTCCTGACAACTTTCCTGGCTGCGGTGAGAGGGCTACCCGTGAGGGGGAAACAGCGCAGCAATACCCCGAAGGAGAGGAGCTCCAAGCTGGCGGAG GTATCAGCATCATCCAGCCCCCGTTCAGCAGGGGACGAGGAGCTGCCGCCGTCGGGCAAGGCACGGGGGCTGAGGCGGAGTGGGCAGGCTGGCCCGCGGCGGCACAGGCGCAGGGGGGTGGCTCAGCAggctgccaggagcccagcactgccccagcccagtgGTGCTGGCCAGGAGGAGAGCCTGCCCTTCATGCTGGACCTGCAGAACTTGCCAGGACTGGCCAATGTGGACCTGAGTGCCCAGAACCCCAACATCCAG GTGACCATTGAAGTGGTGGATGATCCTCAGGCTGAGATGGAGATGGACTTGTTGAAGGAGACAAGCAATGACTGGTCTCTGACATCCTCTGAGTGGTTGTCTCACAAGGACCTATTCTGGCCCCTCTTCTGGGAATACACTGACCCTGctgaaggggaagaggaggaggaagatgaagaggaggaagaagaggaagaagaggatgaCAACCTGGATGTAGaggacagagaggaagaagaagaggatgatGATGAAGAGGAAGATTACCCAACAGAATATGAGGGGGAGGAGTCCATGCTTAGTGGAGTAGGTGGTAACTGGGACCAGCGATGGCCTGGGCAGAAAAACTGGATCTTTAAGGAGAAATATAATTATG ACtatgaagatgaggaggagtgGAGCCCATGGTCCCCTTGCAGCAGCACCTGTGGCAGTGGCAACCAGAAGAGGACCCGATCCTGTGGCTATGCATGCACAGCAACAGAGTCGAGGACCTGTGATCTGACACACTGCCCTG GAGCAGAAGGAGAGATGGTCTTCCCCACAGAGGAGACACCTTTGAAAAGCGACAACACCACAGAGCTGTTCAACTCAG AGGTGGACAGCTGTGAGAAGTGGCTGAACTGCAAGAGCGACTTCCTCACCAAGTACCTGAGCAAGGTGCTGACGgacctgcccagctgcccctgctcATACCCGCTGGAGGCCGTCTACAGTGCCGTCAACCTGCGGGACGAGCAGCAGGGCAAGAGCTTCCGATGGCGGGATGCCAGCGGGCCCAAGGAGCGCCTGGACATCTACAAGCCAACGGCGCGCTTCTGCCTGCGCTCCATGCTGTCCCTGGACAGCACCACCCTGGCcgcccagcactgctgctacGACGAGCACACCCGCCTCATCACCCGCGGCAAGGGGGCCGGTGTCCCCAACCTCATCAGCACCGAGTTCTCTCCGGAGCTGCACTACAAGGTGGACATGCTGCCCTGGATCCTCTGCAAGGGTGACTGGAGCCGGTATCACGCCGTCCGGCCCCCCAACAATGGGCAGCGTTGTGCTGACAACCCCACTGAGGAGGAGtacctgtcccagctgcaggaggccaAGGAGTACTag